The Megalobrama amblycephala isolate DHTTF-2021 unplaced genomic scaffold, ASM1881202v1 scaffold552, whole genome shotgun sequence region TTGcaccgatccatttgcttcttttttctgctttcagcagtttttaaatatatacctctgGAATACCTCATTATGTAGGTATTTGTAGTCTACTTAGTCATTTTGATAagtaggctaatatagctaatatacacttgcagcctgtgttgccttcatataaggcttatataaggcttttattttttttgcggctccagacagatttgtttttttgttttgtttttggtccaatatggctctttgaacattttgggttgccgacccctgagttagtattttcaccccataatggcggccacGCTACTGGAGCGACCATCTAGTGGCGGTTACCCAAAGCgtatcaaagtgtcgcctcctgggttctaagctctttggTTTAGAtcccaaccctgatcaaacacacctgcctgCAATTATCAAGTGCCCCTGAAGATCATTAATTCACTGCTTCAGGTGTGTCTGAACTCTGAATGTacgtagatctccaggaacaggacgTCTAGTGTTTCATTTCTATTCAACTGTGCTCCGTCTGTTTGACGCACATGTTTGTACTGGTATTCATTCACTGAAGTCTGTGAAGTTAACCATAGTTACAGTATAACCAGTTTTGTGCTGAGGAAAACACATCTCATAAGCACTCATTCTTTCCGTCTAATGTCACTAGTGTGATCGCTCTGTACCGGGCCCTGGCCCGCTTGAAGTGGCAGTGAGATCGCTAACCGTGCCGGAGTACAGAATGGTTATTACTATTGTGTGTGCTATGTCTGACATCATCACAACAACAAATATCTTCTATTACTTATTGAATAGTTAAATACTTtccaattaatttaaataatttgagtATATTTAGGTTTATATCGTGTCTGGTTCTAAACCTTAGTGATGAACAGACATTGTAGTTTGTAAATTCCTCCATCAATGTCAGCAATCTTCTAACAAGCTGATGATCTTAACCAGATGTGAAAAATAaaggatacatacaaaatgtgcagcgATGGGTTCCTTTGGGCCAGGTTTGAAAACCACTGCTGTATAAGATCTATAGATGGGCAACTCTGGTCCTGGAGAGACACTATTCTgtagagtttatctccatcattgatcaaacacaccttTAAAAAATTAACCCAACCCCAAAATGTAATAGTAAAGGCTGATTTTTACTTCTGTGCCGCACCTACACCCGAGACACTGCGCAGTAGTCTATACAAGGGGTGTGCACAAATAgtccaatatttaaatattcaatctgtaattaatatttgaaaaaataaaaagactaTTTGAATTTTACTCTGTTGCTTTGCAGGCCGtaatgcagtgaatccatgataaatcctaTGAACTAAAACTTgcagttataactaaatgcactGGGTGGTGCTGTGGAGCGAGTTTaaaaggtttattttatttgatcgtcACAAAATGTTGTCGCCTGCCTTGTGAAGTTTGGAATTAttagatgaaaatgatcttaaaaaatggaattacttttgatcaaatgaattacTGAAACtgagttatcataatatcaGCCACCATAAcgagaaagcacatgaaatcaaaacaccCGTTGAAatgaggaaagacagctgtccatcactgcattcacgacAGGTAAGTGCAGCTGTAACCCAAGTGAGCACAGAGAAGATAACTTATGTGATAGCAAAATGATTATGAGACATATGCTTCCTTTAAGTTTCATCGAGGGAGATATATTTACGAACAGAAAATACAAAGTGctgctgttagaaacttagcTTAGCACAGCGTTATGTATTATCGCTATCTTTGTGTCTCTGCAACGTCTGTCAGTGCAGCTTGTTTTCTCACCCGAGCATGtggatattacagtttttttctcaacatgaacatgtgaaacaatataaacacgatAATCATATACTGACTCGAGTGTATTATGTACATTACATTTTGTATGATAACTGGCGCTGTCTGCTTTATTAGTGTTTTTCCCGTTCGCGCTGCTTGAGCTTAAATGCTTTTGTCCTTTATATGTGTAATGTATGGGACGGGACAACGGAGTTGGAGATCCACATTCAGGCTTCATTATTAGGATgagcgtagtcgtacaggcagaggGTCAAACGCCAGCAAACAGATACAAGAAGGCAAGGCAAAAGAATAATCCAATCACAGGCAAAGGTCTAGGCAGGCAGCAAACAATCATAAACAAGAaaacagtccagggtcaaaaacactGGCAAGTATCAAGGAACATGGAGACAAGGTCGGATACAAGGCTAAATgatagctgtgtctcattttgaAGGCTGCTTCCTCCAGAGGTCGCATTCGAAGATTGCATATGTCATTGAGGCTGTATCATTTCAGAAAAGTAGGACTCTCTGAACGCGACCTTTTGAATGCGTTTTTCTTTCACAGGAATTCGGAGAATGCATGAGGTGTATCCTTCGCTGCTGCAGATAGCCCACAATTCTTTGCGTCGCTGTTAACAAccgtcatttatttgaaaaaaataaataataaatggtgGCATCTGCAAATGTACATTCAAGCGAAGATGAGTTTAAATGTAAGTAGTTTcaagcttgtttttgttttaaactatATTCTTCCTAATATCCTCCTCTTTTGTCTCTGTAACAGATATCTGTTGTACATAAGCCAGCTCTTCAAGCATAAtccaaaataaaacaagtaaatacattttcttttcaaattacatacaaatttattaataattttcattcattGGCTGAGAGCGCAACTCTCAGAACTCGTCCTCTTGAGGACGCAGCCTTcgaaatcaaattaaatgagACCCGGATAATTTAGcaatgggtgtgtgtgtgagtgcagcttataaagtgtcactgatgggaaacaggtgtgagtgaATGATTGGTTCCTAGGTTGGGGATAGTGGGAAATTAAGTCCATATGATGATAATAGAACATGGACCCAGGGCACATGTAACAATATGTTTTGTTTGCATATATTGTTTAATGGTTTGAACTCGTCTCCTGCCTCTCTCTCCTGCTgtagacctcgctgaaccacgcacCCCTTGCCACACACTCGCTCTTCTCCGATTGCTCCGCACCAATTTTTTGACCCAAGAGAGGGATTCTaacagaccaatcacagcgcttgcgGTCTGGGTAGAATTAAcgtgttacatttttttttgagagGTGCACATCAGGCTACATCATAGGCTACATGTGGTACTCACAGCCAATATCGTACCTACGGGGTACACACGATGCAGAAGTAAAAATCAGCCTTAAGTCTTCAGGAATGCTTGAAAATTAGAggcaggtgtatttgattagGGATGAAACTTAACTCTGCAAAAGAATGGTCCTCCAGTACGAAAGCTGCTCATCCCTGATCCATTGGATacaaacatgttgttggttttgatactttaaatgtctaaattgttCTATGTCTATTTTTGCTCTAGACCTGATGGCATTGAAAAAGACGAGTCATGAACTTAATGAAAGGCAAGAAGAggaaaaacattattataaacatttCATGACTGGGGAAAGAGCGACACAGGCTTCCTCACAAGaaagagctcaaaagactggaactaaaagttatttcacctgccaacagtgtggaaagagtttcacatgtgaaaaaacccttaaagtccacatgagaattcatactggagagaaacctttcacctgccaacactgtggaaagagtttcagacataaagaaagctttaaaaaccacatgagaattcatactggagagaaaccttttacctgtcaacagtgtggaaagagtttcacacgtgAAGAAAGCCTTAAAATCCACATGAGaagtcacactggagaaaagccatatATCTGCCGACAATGTGGAAAGGGTTTCAGTGACAAAGGAAACCTTACAGTCCACACGactattcacactggagaaaagccttacacttgtcaagagtgtggaaagagtttcaatagaaaaggaagatttgaaatccacatgagaattcacactggggAGAAACCTTTAagctgccaacagtgtggaaaaagttacACATGtaaaggaagccttaaagtccacatgagaattcacactggagaaaagccatatatctgccaacaatgtggagaAAGTTTCAGTCTTAAAagaagccttaaagtccacatgagtattcacactggagagaatccttacacctgccaacaatgtggaaaaagtTACAGATGTAAAGaaagccttaaagtccacatgagaattcacactggagaaaagccatatatctgccaacaatgtggaaaaagtTACAGATGTAAAGaaagccttaaagtccacatgagaattcacactggagaaaagccatatatctgccaacaatgtggaaaaagtTACAGATGTAAAGaaagccttaaagtccacatgagaattcacactggagaaaagccatatatctgccaacaatgtggagaAAGTTTCAGTCTTAAAagaagccttaaagtccacatgagaattcacactcgAGAGAAACCTCACACCTgacaacagtgtggaaaaagatcaaatgagaattcacactggagaaaagccatatATCTGCCGACAATGTGGAAAGTTTCAGTGACAAAGAAAACCCTACAGTCCGCACTAGGGATGCTCATTTCGGTTAAATTTCTCGACCGACAACCGACGCTCGTTATCCGATTATTAACCGTTAACCGATAAGATTATAATATTGTAAAGCCTATATGATGATAATATGACATATATAGGCTatgacattaaataaaaaatacaattgacGAGTGTCTGTGTCTTCCACGGGTTTATTTTAACATGCAAACAGCAGCATAGAACAGATAAACAACAGAACCTGGATTCACATTATCAAATTGTCATGCACCTGCAGCGTTTCtgacaacagaaaaaaataatttcaataaaaggcataaaataaataggcctacactaaatatttttcacttaaatgtttaacaaattaagatgacaaaacaaaaacacggtGAATCCATTGAAGCTTTGAACAACCGgtattttagacattttttcCGTCAAATAAAAATAGCAGGCCTACCTCAAGGATTGTTATTGTTATGACCACGGACGGTGCACATGTGCATACCGAACGCGTCTTTCcgcgctcatgggcaaaggagtttctttgaaaggctcgcgcACGAGACTAAGCGGAATgcgggaaatgaagtataccatggccctaaattgtaatggactggagctcacgGTTCACATCGAGAGAAATGGGAACGCGGGGGCACCACGATGCGACCGCAaaaggcactttcactttcgtgaTCAAAGTGCATGCCACTGGTAAGctttgtaaatgcagtattacagtagctatacacataccaattaaacgcgcaggtctcctctcgtgcgtcctccccaCTGTGTCGCCGGTCGAGGCAATAATTTTCGTTTCGCTTTtagatatctcttttatagatgccatcaatgcttttaactcaaaacagtccataaactacaaatcctcacgaaaacttcagtcaagccagctcgcgcgtcaatctgagagatcagcctcttaccttaaagtgtcaaatttctcggtttctgaatggacggttttgcttgattgacaaacgctaacgttcggccacgatttatataccatcgacctgtcctaaaacgttagcacgctgTGATCGATTGCTTGGAGATCGCCTGTTTCTCtgttcgagagcgcatttcctctTCTTCACATCTGcgacaaaacagttgattatttatgaacgaaagctcacagaaacgtgaaaatggtctcatttgaaagaaaatatcctaagctaaaagatgatatattgtgactgattgaagcagcccttatcaaaagtgcgggggtcgatttctgtcttttcaaaactgcgggggtcctcCTGATcccctgtcccccgtgccaacgGCGCGCCTGACCCTTTCTATCGAAATGGTCAGTAGGCTACTTCTTTTCGCTCGCTTCATTTTGCTTGTTGCTTAGCGAAATATGTCTGGCACGTGTGAAACGCCCCGCGAGTTAACAAATaagcatatatgtatatatagcaTATTTTTCTATAACcatgcagcaaaaaaaaaacaaaaaacgtttAACTGATAGTATTAATCGGTTAAAATTCTTACTTTCGGTTAACGGTTAAACGGTCAATGTGAGCATCCCTAGTCCGCACAACTATttacactggagaaaagccttacacctgccaagagtgtggaaagagatttAATCGAAAAGGAAACCTTACAGATCACAtgaaattcacactggagaatagccttacacctgtcaagagtgtggaagAGTTTCAACAGAAAAGGAAGACTTgaaatccacatgagaattcacactggagataAACATTATGCCtatcaacagtgtggaaagagtttcagtcgaaaagaaagcCTTAAAGATgacatgagaactcacactggagaaaagccttaagGAAGGAACACGCCAAGCCGAGAGTCAGTTGTCGGGTAGTTTTTGTTAGTTGGCCGACTAAGGCTATGTCCACACGAAGCCTGAGCttacaatcttttttttctcatatcAAGAAATATCTGCATCCACACAAAACCTCTGAAATGAATCAAAACGATGTATGACagaccagtatgtggcgctgtaattcagCCACAGAGATACACTTAAAGGAGCaaataagacttggagcatgagcataaaccttgcgcgctgtatacaaactacaggtgctggtcatataattagaatatcatcaaaaagttgatttatttcactaattccattcaaaaagtgaaacttgtatattatattcattcattacacacagtgTAGTGTCTGGATAGATCAGACTAGTCAATAAACTTTGGgattttcagaatgcttttagcctGCTGAACTGTGTTTGTAAATCACGGATCGGCTCTGTCTGGTCCAATGAGAGACAGGCACTTTGGCACTTTTGTGGACCCACTAAAGTTAAACAGAGAATCCCACTTCCTAGCTCTGGAGACTTCAAAAGGGTCCACCCCCTTTTGTGGGTCCAGACAGACCAGCCAAattccaacacacaccacatatacacatacacgcacccacaaacacacacacaaacacacacacacacacaaacatgcttagagattgtacagttattctcaaaatatgactgtgccaaaaTGTACCCATTGTGTATTTTAAGTGCATGTATGTTGTCCTAGGTTTAGACttagtttaaatgactgtagtTGTGCTAGTGTCATttctaatgttaaaaaatttgACTGAATTATAACTTCCCTTGTATGCCTTCCCCACCTGACTAGCTTGGTCTCTATGTAAAGCTCTCCTTACGCCTCATTCAACAATGTATGTCACATAACTGTAAAATGaattgttctatttttaatggtacTTCAAAGAACAATGTACCCTGATCTAATACactcataaattatgcaaatcaagccACAAGACAAAGAAAGTTTGCCCACCAAACACTGCACCCTGACCATTGGTTGTTCCAACCAAGGAGGCGTGTTGGCTTGTTTGTCCATAAAAGACAAGCACAAACAGTTGTGCTTTGTGTTCTCTCGATTTTCTCTGAATCAGCCGTCGCCTTCTCTTGTGCACGTCTCTCCTGGACGTCTCAGGCGACCGCGCTCCCATCACGTGCGCATCTCCTTTCGGGATCACCATCTCCAGCAAAACAAACGTTCAAGTCCTCAGTTAAAATCTTCCAGcggaaacggaagaagccaacgaaaCTGCAGCAGCACTGAATCTTTTGAAACTCAGCGCAAACTAATGAAAGTACCGTTTCTCTATCATTAGATGCGATATACCTAATCtacttaaaggtgataaagaggatcttttcgtcgactgagaaaccaaagactgtaactgagtttttgaaatgagcgcatgcgtaagaacaaccccccctcctttcgagggaacgcctcccaaaactcgttcacgagtattggaaaacgagtgtttaccaccggcattcgctgtatcgtgttagtggattcattatgtcggactcaccgcaggtaactcataatctgcagttgttactcctgtctcctgacaaaaacatcgcatgcggcgcctgtggagtgtggaaagctactggagtgcgcagccgcgctcgtctctcacaaggagcgtcatggcagtgattgacaagccagagggccaatccgcgcacgtctctcacaaggaatgtcacggcagtgattgacaagccagagggccaatcgtttacgcgatgatcgcgtaaacgattggctgatgtttttaaggccctacctcgtgcacagatgatgtatattaatattattcctttcagtgcacctaataaatagtcttttatcagttagtaaagacagtttcaagtaatattgcaaaaatgtataaaacaaaacatcctctttagcacctttaatgaaacaGATTTTCTCTGCTGGCTCTCAAGGACTGTTAGTAAGTTTTGCTActtgttttctctctttccctttcttTACTTTAActtctgtatatatgtatatggcCTGTGTATATTTAGCcgtataacctttgtattatcaatttcatatattaaatacattatattcatgccCAATTGTTCTGCTGCTCATTCATAAAACCCAGGTcactttaacatttttttatccAGCACCATTGCTTTACGCTTTGATGCTATGATATGAGGTTTATTTtcgtggccagagaataacctTCCTTTTTTAATAGTCTGTGAAACTaacagtttgctggacaaacttgGATAGTTTCTCTAAACAACTATTAAGCTAGAGTTGATCATATacgtaattgattataattcgttgtaattgattcacatatatatGCATAATTCCCTCTTGGCTCGATATATGCATCATAATAAATCATAAGTATTcatgatttattatattaatatatttcgcccataaattgattaaataacTGTACAATTTGTACACATACTTTACACAGACTGatacatttcaaatgtttatttcttttaattttgatgattataactgacaactaaggaaaatcccaaattcagtatctcagaaaattagaatattacttaagaccaatacaaaaaaaggatttttagaaattttggccaactgaaaagtatgaacatgaaaagtatgagcatgtacagcactcaatacttagttggggctccttttgcctgaattactgcagcaatgcggcgtggcatggagtcgatcagtctgtggcactgctcaggtgttatgagagcccaggttgctcagatagtggccttcagctcttctgcattgttgggtctggcatatcgcatcttcctcttcacaataccccatagattttctatggggttaatgTCAGgagagtttgctggccaattaagtgcagggataccatggtctttaaaccaggtactggtagctttgacactatgtgcaggtgccaagtcctgttggaaaatgaaatctgcatctccataaagttggtcagcagcaggaagcagtggcggctggtgcaaaaaatatttgggggggcgcaaaaaaaaaaaaaaaactatttagaaatgcaggaatgaatagtctaattgttaaataaccatttaacaagtgatataataatgtatctatttaaaacatatttaaagcatgccatagggctgagatctaaaaaaaaatatatatatatgtgtatttaattaaaaaaagatatatatttaagatcctgcccaatattttcctagaaacaatgttcatattgaaggctataaaaacaaacatgaatgttaCTGTGTAGTATATGCTATAAATTATGTGCAAAAaggggtcaaatcacattaggcctaggctacattctaaaattgttcctttacaatctaaaaacaaaatgttttttgaagcagaaattaaatacactaaactaaaaatgaaaataaataaaaacaaaagaacagactaataattattattattttgattaccctacaatagtcagttactgctatcgtacaaatacgcttagttgtaggttcgaaattctacatatgacataattatgttcGCCAACAAAATCTAATTTTCAACGAATATTTtgagcaaaatgtattttactcatATTGAACTCCGTCTGTTCGGCGCGCATGCTTGCGGCGGCGCTCGTTCAcggaagtttgtgcttgctgaaggCTCGTCCACGCCTGACTGCAAAATGGGAATATTCTCGACTTTCTAacttttacagatggagaatatgtctgtgaaatgtaaattatgcactgaggaaattattaaatgtcacttcagcttaaaaaaaattattaatagagGTATGTTTGTTTCCACCAACCGCTGCACAAGTTAAGGTTACGTATGATGACGAAAGCACGTTAGTGCGAGCCCTCCCAGAAACCATAGAGAATGCATTGCAGTGCCTGCAGttcgaaaaaaaagttctttgaatggaagtctatgaGAGCAGTCGGGGCAAATCTCCGCCAGACTGAAATGCCCAAAAAGAGGCGGTACTCCACAGAGCATGACTCGACGGTGATTGGACCAGCAGTGACAGCTAGCGTAACTCGGTGGTTGAATGTGATTAAAAATCTGTCCCTTTCTCACTTTGGTGGTGCGTTGCCCTATTGCCCTAATGAAGAAACCGCCCCtggcaggaagcatgaagtgctctaaaatgtcctggtatacggctgcgttgaccttggacgtcagaaaacacagtggaccaacaccagcagatgacatggcaccccaaactatcactgactgtggaaactttacactggacctcaagcaacgtggattgtgtgcctctcctctcttcctccagactctgggaccctgatttccaaatgaaatgcaaaatttactttcatcagagaacataactttggaccactcagcagcagtccagtcctttttgtctttagccgcttctgacgctgtctgttgttcaagagtggcttgacacaaggaatgcgacagctgaaacccatgtcttgcgtacgtctgtgcgtagtggttcttgaagcactgactccagctgcagtccactctcccccacatttttgaatggtttttgtttcacaatcctctccagggtgcggttatccctattgcttgtacacttttttctaccacatcttttccttcccttcgcctctctattaatgtgcttggacacagagctctgtgaacagccagcctcttttgcaatgaccttttgtgtcttgccctccttgtgcaaggtgtcaatggtcgtcttttggacaactgtcaagtcagcagtcttccccatgattgtgtagcctacagaactagactgagagaccatttaaaggcttttgcaggtgttttgagttaattagctgattagagtgtggcaccaggtgtcttcaatattgaaccttttcacaatattctaattttctgagatactgaatttgggattttccttagttgtcagttataatcatcaaaattaaaagaaataaacatttggaatatatcagtctgtgtgtaatgaatgaatataatatacaagtttaaCTTTTTGAATCGAATTggtgaaataaatcaattttttgattgatattctaattatatgaccagcacctgtattatatatgtattttaaatttaccTGGGCTACTGTTTGTTATCTGTTACGTGGTAAGTGTTTTCCCCaataagaaaataattaaaaggaCTGATCATGCATCattgatttaaacaatgtaTCCTAAAAGGAGCAGTGCTTTATCTGAACTTGAGAATAAACAACTTCCATGAACCGTACCACTGTTTTGTAGTAGTGTGACAGTGATGTGTCTCCTGAGCTTCTTCACTGACACTTCACTGAAGAATGCATTCGGCAAACTaccaacaaaataaacaaataaataaaatcacatttaGGACTGTGATATTAGAAATTAATGTCCATCATCATAACATCATTAATACCTTCAGTGCAAAAACTCCACAGGATGAGGAGTCAGTCTGCATGGGATGAGGAACAGTCTCGAACAACCAGGTAGAGGCATCGTATCCTGTCTGATTCATTAATGCCCTCAAATCAACAAACAACAATGTAACAAATGACAGTGCTACGCATTGCAGTTTTAAATGTGttactgggaaaaaaaaaaataataatctttgATATCATTGTTAATACCTTGTCACTTCCTGGCACTTCTCTATTTTTACTATGCTTTCTCCCAGAGGGTCTAAAAATAAAGTCTTCTTCTTCTGTGCTGGCATGATCACCTTTCAGGATTTTAAAACATAGTTATGCAGACTAGTGTACCATTTTggtttagtttatttaaaaaacaaagcaagttgCATCCTATACCATAACTGTCCAATGACAGTGGTCGTTTATGATACCAATTACATAGTGGTACACTGACAGGTCAATCTGAaaatacaaaagatttttatagAATTCAAAGCTTTTTCAGCCTTATATTAATGACACTGAATAGACCAACCTTCCGCTTTGTTGAATGGCCTTTCCAGATGCTGGCCATTTCATCACTGTCAATATAAAAGGCGTGCTCTGCTAACAGAGCATTACATTTCTTGATCTCAAGGTGCATGAATGCATTGATGACCTGCTGACAACGAGGTTTACATGAAAGTgcatgcatgttgtgtttattgTGCATAACAacgaagtaaaaaataaaaaatgtttggttgtGTACCTCACTCTCGAGCTCCTCACCAGGAGAAGTCTTACTTATGTCAGAAAAGAAGATTTTGTAGGGCCCTATTTTTGAAAGCAGCACATAAATCTTCTTTCTTCCCCATGCATCTGTAAAGCCTGTACTAAAAGACATATTAAAAGacatattaaatgtataatgtcACCTTTCAGAGAACTTTCCCAAAGTTTAATCACAAAC contains the following coding sequences:
- the LOC125262011 gene encoding gastrula zinc finger protein XlCGF8.2DB-like; protein product: MSIFALDLMALKKTSHELNERQEEEKHYYKHFMTGERATQASSQERAQKTGTKSYFTCQQCGKSFTCEKTLKVHMRIHTGEKPFTCQHCGKSFRHKESFKNHMRIHTGEKPFTCQQCGKSFTREESLKIHMRSHTGEKPYICRQCGKGFSDKGNLTVHTTIHTGEKPYTCQECGKSFNRKGRFEIHMRIHTGEKPLSCQQCGKSYTCKGSLKVHMRIHTGEKPYICQQCGESFSLKRSLKVHMSIHTGENPYTCQQCGKSYRCKESLKVHMRIHTGEKPYICQQCGKSYRFRTTIYTGEKPYTCQECGKRFNRKGNLTDHMKFTLENSLTPVKSVEEFQQKRKT